In a genomic window of Bubalus bubalis isolate 160015118507 breed Murrah chromosome 17, NDDB_SH_1, whole genome shotgun sequence:
- the PPM1F gene encoding protein phosphatase 1F yields the protein MASGAPQENSQTAEETPGFLDALLRDFPAPLSPESPLPWKVPGPVLTLEEVEGELAELALGFLSSRSAPPSVAACLAHEAVSQLLQSDLSEFRKLPEQEEEDKDRGDRAEEKAPVTLLDAAGLARSLFDRLWQACSQWQQVPAAARAPQRQWLVSAHAIRNARRRMEDRHVCLPAFNLLFGLEDSVDRAYFAVFDGHGGADAARYASVHVHAVAARQPELATDPAEALRAAFRRTDEMFLWKARRERLQSGTTGVCALIAGNTLHVAWLGDSQVLLVRQGQAVKLMEPHRPERQDEKDRIEALGGFVSHMDCWRVNGTLAVSRAIGDVFQKPYVSGEADAASWELTGSEDYLLLACDGFFDVVPHQEVASLVRSQLAGPQGSGLRVAEELVAAARERGSRDNITVVVVFLRDPQDLLEPEPDAPRS from the exons ATGGCCTCGGGGGCCCCACAAGAGAACAGCCAGACGGCAGAGGAGACCCCCGGCTTCCTGGACGCGCTCCTCCGCGACTTCCCGGCTCCGCTGAGCCCAGAGAGCCCCTTGCCATGGAAGGTGCCGGGGCCGGTGCTGACCCTCGAGGAGGTGGAGGGCGAGCTGGCCGAGCTGGCGCTGGGCTTCCTGAGCAGCCG GAGCGCACCGCCATCCGTCGCCGCCTGCCTGGCCCACGAGGCGGTTTCCCAGCTGCTGCAGTCTGACCTCTCTGAGTTCAGGAAGCTGCcggagcaggaggaggaagacaagGACAGAGGGGACAGAGCGGAGGAGAAGGCCCCTGTGACAC TGCTGGACGCCGCGGGCCTGGCACGGAGCCTCTTCGACCGCCTCTGGCAGGCGTGCAGCCAGTGGCAACAGGTCCCGGCAGCGGCCCGGGCCCCGCAGCGGCAGTGGCTGGTCTCCGCGCACGCCATCCGCAACGCGCGCCGCAGGATGGAGGACCGGCATGTGTGCCTCCCCGCCTTCAACCTGCTCTTCGGCCTGGAG GACTCGGTGGACCGCGCCTACTTCGCTGTGTTCGACGGGCACGGAGGAGCGGACGCTGCGAGGTACGCGTCCGTGCACGTGCACGCGGTCGCCGCCCGCCAGCCGGAGCTGGCCACGGACCCCGCGGAGGCCCTCCGCGCGGCCTTCCGCCGCACCGATGAAATGTTCCTCTGGAAGGCCCGGCGAGAG CGGCTACAGAGTGGCACCACGGGCGTGTGCGCGCTCATCGCGGGCAACACCCTGCACGTGGCCTGGCTCGGGGACTCCCAGGTTCTCCTGGTGCGGCAAGGCCAGGCAGTGAAGCTGATGGAGCCACACAGACCCGAGCGGCAG GACGAGAAGGACCGCATCGAGGCACTGGGTGGCTTCGTGTCGCACATGGACTGCTGGAGGGTCAACGGGACCCTGGCTGTGTCCAGAGCCATCG GGGATGTCTTCCAGAAGCCCTACGTGTCTGGGGAGGCAGACGCGGCCTCGTGGGAGCTGACGGGCTCTGAGGACTACCTGCTGCTGGCCTGTGACGGCTTCTTCGATGTGGTCCCCCACCAGGAGGTGGCCAGCCTCGTGCGCAGCCAGCTGGCAGGGCCGCAGGGCAGCGGGCTGCGCGTGGCCGAGGAGCTGGTGGCCGCCGCCCGCGAGCGGGGCTCGCGCGACAACATCACGGTCGTGGTGGTCTTCCTGCGGGACCCCCAGGACCTGCTGGAGCCAGAGCCTGACGCTCCACGAAGCTAG
- the TOP3B gene encoding DNA topoisomerase 3-beta-1, whose translation MKTVLMVAEKPSLAQSIARILSRGSMSSRKGLNGTCSVHEYSGSFAGQPARFKMTSVCGHVMTLDFLGKYNKWDKVDPAELFSQAPTEKKEANPKLNMVKFLQVEGRGCDCIVLWLDCDKEGENICFEVLDAVLPVMNQAHSGEQTVFRARFSSITDTDICTAMARLGEPDHNEALSVDARQELDLRIGCAFTRFQTKYFQGKYGNLDSSLISFGPCQTPTLGFCVERHDKIQSFKPETYWVLQAKVDVDKDRSLLLGWDRVRVFDREIAQMFLNMTKLEKEAQVEATSRKEKAKQRPLALNTVEMLRVASSALGMGPQHAMQIAERLYTQGYISYPRTETTHYPESFDLKGPLRQQANHPYWADTVKQLLAEGINRPRKGHDAGDHPPITPMKSATEAELGGEAWRLYEYITRHFIATVSHDCRYLQSSISFRIGPERFTCTGKTVISPGFTEIMPWQSVPLEESLPTLQKGDTLAVAEVKLLEKQTSPPDYLTEAELITLMEKHGIGTDASIPVHINNICQRNYVVVESGRRLKPTNLGIVLVHGYYKIDAELVLPTIRSAVEKQLNLIAQGRADFRQVLGHTLDVFKRKFHYFVDSIAGMDELMEVSFSPLAATGKPLSRCGKCHRFMKYIQAKPSRLHCSHCDETYTLPQNGTIKLYKELRCPLDDFELVLWSSGSRGKSYPLCPYCSNHPPFRDMKKGTGCNECTHPSCQHSLSMLGIGQCVECESGVLVLDPTSGPKWRVACNRCNVVAHCFENAHRVRVSAETCAACEAALLDVDFNKAKSPLPGDGTQHTGCVFCDPIFQELVELKHAASCHPMHRGPGRRQGRGRGRGRRPAGKPGPRRPKDKMSALAAYFV comes from the exons GGAAGTACAACAAGTGGGACAAGGTGGACCCCGCCGAGCTGTTCAGCCAGGCCCCGACGGAGAAGAAGGAGGCCAACCCCAAGCTGAACATGGTGAAGTTCCTGCAG GTGGAGGGCAGGGGCTGCGACTGCATCGTGCTGTGGCTGGACTGCGACAAGGAGGGCGAGAACATCTGCTTCGAG GTGCTGGACGCGGTGCTGCCCGTCATGAACCAGGCCCACAGCGGCGAGCAGACAGTGTTCCGGGCCCGCTTCAGCTCCATCACGGACACGGACATCTGCACTGCCATGGCCCGCCTGGGTGAGCCCGACCACAACGAGGCACTCTCGGTGGACGCGCGGCAGGAGCTGGACCTCCGCATCGGCTGCGCCTTCACGAG GTTCCAGACTAAATACTTCCAGGGGAAATATGGCAACCTGGACAGCTCGCTCATCTCCTTCGGGCCATGCCAGACCCCCACGCTGGGGTTCTGTGTGGAGAGGCATGACAAGATCCAGTCCTTCAAGCCGGAGACCTACTGGGTGCTGCAGGCCAAG GTGGATGTTGATAAGGACCGCTCCCTCCTCCTGGGCTGGGACCGTGTGCGCGTGTTCGACCGGGAGATCGCACAGATGTTCCTGAACATGACCAAGCTCGAGAAGGAGGCCCAG GTGGAGGCCACAAGCAGGAAGGAGAAGGCCAAGCAGCGGCCACTGGCCCTGAACACCGTGGAGATGCTGCGTGTGGCCAGCTCTGCCCTGG GAATGGGCCCGCAGCACGCCATGCAGATCGCCGAGCGGCTCTACACGCAGGGCTACATCAGCTACCCGCGTACCGAGACCACCCACTACCCCGAGAGCTTTGACCTGAAGGGGCCTCTGCGGCAGCAGGCCAACCACCCCTACTGGGCTGACACG GTGAAGCAGCTCTTAGCAGAAGGTATCAACCGCCCACGGAAAGGCCATGACGCTGGCGACCATCCCCCCATCACCCCCATGAAGTCTGCCACGGAAGCCGAGTTAG GGGGCGAGGCCTGGCGGCTCTATGAATACATCACCCGGCACTTCATCGCCACCGTCAGCCACGACTGCAGGTACCTGCAGAGCAGCATCTCCTTCCGGATCGGGCCCGAGCGCTTCACCTGCACGGGCAAGACCGTCATCTCCCCAG GCTTCACAGAGATCATGCCCTGGCAGAGCgtgcccctggaggagagcctgcCCACCCTCCAGAAGGGCGACACCCTGGCCGTGGCTGAGGTCAAGCTGCTGGAGAAGCAGACGAGCCCGCCGGACTACCTGACCGAGGCTGAGCTCATCACCCTCATGGAGAAGCACGGCATCG GGACGGACGCCAGCATCCCCGTGCACATCAACAACATCTGCCAGCGCAACTACGTGGTCGTGGAGAGCGGGCGCCGACTCAAGCCCACCAACCTCGGCATTGTCCTGGTGCATGGCTACTACAAGATCG ACGCCGAGCTGGTGCTGCCCACCATCCGCAGCGCCGTGGAGAAGCAGCTGAACCTGATCGCGCAGGGCAGAGCCGACTTTCGCCAGGTCCTGGGCCACACCCTGGACGTCTTCAAGAGGAAGTTCCATTACTTCGTGGACTCCATTGCGG GCATGGATGAACTGATGGAGGTGTCCTTCTCGCCCCTGGCGGCCACGGGCAAGCCCCTCTCCCGCTGCGGGAAGTGCCACCGGTTCATGAAGTACATCCAG GCCAAGCCGAGCCGCCTGCACTGCTCGCACTGCGACGAGACCTACACGCTGCCCCAGAACGGCACCATCAAGCTCTACAAGGAGCTGCGCTGCCCGCTGGACGACTTCGAGCTGGTCCTGTGGTCGTCGGGCTCCAGGGGCAAGAGCTACCCGCTGTGCCCCTACTGCTCCAACCACCCGCCCTTCCGGGACATGAAAAAGG GCACGGGCTGCAACGAGTGCACGCACCCCAGCTGCCAGCACTCGCTCAGCATGCTGGGCATCGGCCAGTGCGTGGAGTGCGAGAGCGGCGTGCTGGTGCTCGACCCCACCTCCGGCCCCAAGTGGCGCGTGGCCTGCAACAGGTGCAACGTGGTGGCCCATTGCTTCGAGAACGCCCACCGCGTGCGCGTGTCCGCCGAGACGTGCGCCGCCTGCGAGGCCGCCCTGCTGGACGTGGACTTCAACAAGGCCAAGTCCCCGCTGCCGGGCGACGGCACGCAGCACACGGGCTGCGTTTTCTGCGACCCCATTTTCCAGGAGCTGGTGGAGCTGAAGCACGCAGCCTCCTGCCACCCCATGCACCGCGGGCCCGGGCGGAGGcagggccggggccggggccggggccggagGCCGGCGGGGAAGCCGGGTCCCCGCCGGCCCAAGGACAAGATGTCAGCCCTGGCCGCCTACTTCGTGTGA